The following coding sequences lie in one Metopolophium dirhodum isolate CAU chromosome 5, ASM1992520v1, whole genome shotgun sequence genomic window:
- the LOC132945252 gene encoding zinc finger protein 678-like, with the protein MLSSTKYNVDTGKWQEFVLDEIQFDHENCSGNELPLSSIGTTSNIDTKKWQDIILDNIQSNMKKDSKYELPFSSISTINVDHRNAKHQDINLDDIESDIENYSDNELPLSSIANVLLPIDSCKVVKSKVVKSDSSQISIKEQSKIDTQIKKYGCDICGKIYLTRIAIIEHFRTSLCFPGSHFDLEHSNPTYNVCNNSENVVSYINISNLKTNNTKNMTNKCRICQNLIRNGKFIKRHNILHTKGNNLCNICSVLNSIACGNNHHLKEKYTWKCKTCGQSFTKLSVLKAHICIFPKNNKLNALEKYKTITLHCDICYKQFFKQSSLKDHKRIHNLRCINQYNIRLKYLNYSVLRHTKRVRSSSQNYECSRCSKVFHKRSEIVSHIFENHQEDYSKYSCDDCTNVCDSSRDYILRLGKNHFKCDVCPQSFTTSHRLQQHYGWHLGIDNFKCEFCPKTFSKCSLYLSHERIHTGERPFRCNFCGKWFPESSNLNIHLKPYCQKSYTQMSSLLSHKRIHAKEKHLENKSYNQLSTMEVRTRRQCTRRKQFKCNVCAKSFFHSWSLSAHLKIHQNNKKVKKSSLNKHKRPQKNDICIKCDLCQELFYDKKNLIAHRCKSSTCTCCLKVFDNVSSLKRHYRYMHQKDNKLYDCDICNVSFMCSTSLNEHRKNHTEFEKNTSLKLNSTNEINTVNEEMYLNEEYKCDLCMKSFFNQAQIFAHILETHY; encoded by the exons ATGTTGAGTTCTACTAAGTACAACGTTGATACTGGAAAATGGCAAGAATTTGTATTGGATGAAATTCAATTTGACCATGAAAA ttgTTCAGGCAATGAATTACCTCTTTCATCAATAGGGACTACTAGTAACATTGATACCAAAAAATGGCAAGatattatattggataataTTCAATCTAACATGAAAAA agACTCAAAATATGAGTTGCCATTTTCATCAATATCCACGATTAATGTTGACCATAGAAATGCAAAACATCAAGATATTAATTTGGATGATATTGAATCTGACATAGAAAA ttattcaGATAATGAGCTACCTCTTTCATCAATAGCAAATGTATTGCTTCCAATTGATAGCTGTAAAGTCGTAAAAAGTAAAGTTGTAAAATCTGATTCAAGTCAAATATCCATCAAAGAACAAAGTAAAATAGATACACAAATTAAGAAGTATGGATGTGATATTTGTGGAAAAATATATCTTACGCGTATTgcaattattgaacattttagaaCTAGTTTATGCTTTCCAGGAAGTCATTTTGATCTTGAACACAGCAACCCTACTTATAATGTTTGCAACAATTCTGAAAATGTAGTATCATACATCaacataagtaatttaaaaactaataatacaaaaaatatgacCAACAAGTGCagaatttgtcaaaatttaattagaaatggCAAATTTATAAAAAGGCATAACATATTGCATACTAAAGGAAATAACTTATGTAATATATGTTCAGTATTAAATAGTATTGCATGTGGAAATAATCACCACCTTAAAGAAAAGTATACATGGAAATGTAAAACTTGTGGACAGTCATTTACTAAATTATCTGTTTTAAAAGCTCACATATGCATTTTTccaaagaataataaattgaacgccctggaaaaatataaaactattacatTGCATTGCGATATATGTTATAAACAATTCTTTAAACAGTCATCTTTAAAAGATCATAAAAGAATACACAATTTAAGATgtattaaccaatacaatattcgtttaaaatacttaaattatagtgTATTGAGGCATACAAAAAGAGTCCGCAGTTCATCTCAAAATTATGAATGTTCAAGATGTTCAAAAGTATTTCATAAACGTTCAGAAATAGTAtctcatatttttgaaaaccatcAAGAAGATTATTCCAAATATAGTTGTGACGATTGTACAAATGTATGTGATTCTTCACGGGACTATATTTTACGTTTAGGAAAAAACCATTTCAAATGTGATGTATGTCCCCAATCGTTCACTACATCTCATAGACTACAACAGCATTATGGATGGCATCTTGGTATCGATAATTTTAAATGCGAATTCTGTCCTAAGACATTTTCGAAATGTTCTCTTTATTTATCTCATGAAAGAATTCACACTGGAGAAAGACCATTCAGGTGTAATTTTTGTGGCAAATGGTTTCCAGaatcatcaaatttaaatattcatttaaaacccTATTGTCAAAAATCTTATACTCAGATGTCATCATTATTATCCCATAAAAGAATACATGCTAAAGAAAAACATCTAGAAAATAAGAGTTATAATCAGCTGTCTACTATGGAAGTACGCACAAGACGACAATGTACTAGAAGAAAGCAGTTTAAGTGTAACGTATGTGCCAAATCATTTTTTCATTCATGGTCATTAAGTGCTCAtctaaaaatacatcaaaataacaAGAAGGTGAAAAAGTCATCCTTAAACAAACACAAGAGACCACAAAAAAATGACATATGCATTAAATGTGATTTATGCCAAGAACTATTTTATGACAAGAAGAATTTAATCGCTCATAGATGCAAGTCATCTACTTGTACTTGTTGTCTAAAAGTATTTGATAATGTTTCTTCACTTAAAAGACACTACAGGTACATGCATCAAAAAGATAATAAACTGTATGACTGTGATATCTGTAATGTATCATTTATGTGTTCAACTAGTCTTAATGAACATAGAAAAAATCACACTGAGTTTGAAAAAAACACCTCTCTTAAACTCAATTCCACCAATGAAATAAATACAGTAAATGAAGAAATGTACTTAAATGAAGAATATAAATGTGATCTTTGTATGAAAAGTTTTTTCAATCAAGCACAAATATTTGCTCATATTCTAGAAACTCATTATTAG